A stretch of the Lactuca sativa cultivar Salinas chromosome 9, Lsat_Salinas_v11, whole genome shotgun sequence genome encodes the following:
- the LOC111920529 gene encoding uncharacterized protein LOC111920529 has product MVETRRSSSSSKRTLSSPCSSPIPTGKRSKAAEAASSSTTGTPVEPIEAVVKESGGCESQEQEVRSSDPSKKDSDACDEVPGVDVPEKSPVVQVEGQPLVSPMSLGDSLIDVEKTKANGGSTVLNRTKKRQSKSNVGVAWGKLLSQCSQNPHVVMDRPIFTVGQGRQCDLWIGDPNISKSLCSLRHIESQQGGASITLLEITGGKGVVKVNGKTCTKRSTLPLKAGDEVIFSSSGRHAYIFQQLSNDNVGADVAPPMSILEAHSGSLKGLQFEARSRDPSAVAGASILASLSSIQKELSLLPPPSRKGKGLQTGMPNLPSVCDNRASDTEMKDAADVAPSSEKGANENIDGVGVGDTGNAPGPAATHELRPLLRMLAGSTASELDILKIIDERKEIRELLKEIDPPISLAARRQTYKDSLQQGILSPDAIEVTFKDFPYYLSETTKSVLIASTYLHLKRNDFVKYASDLPTLCPRILLSGPAGSEIYQETLAKALAKHLDARLLVVDSLLLPGGSVAKETDTSLKESTRPERASVFAKRAPQAGAMHSKKPTSSVEADIVGGSTTGSHAQPKQEASTASSKSYTFKKGDRVKYVGSLSSGFSPLQTPLRGPTYGYKGKVLLPFEENGSSKIGVRFDRSVQEGNDLGGICEEDHGFFCSADSLRLDSSSADDIEKLAINELFEVAVKESKSSSLLLFVKDIEKSMLGNPEAYASFKSKLENAPANVVVIASHTQMDSRKEKSHPGGLLFTKFGSNQTTLLDLAFPDSFSRLHDRSKETPKTMKQLTRLFPNKVAIQMPQDEVLLSDWKQQLDRDIETLKSQSNIVNIRAVLSRVGLECSNLDELCVKDQTLTNESVEKVIGWALSHHFMQSCEASAKDAKPVISNESLEYGINILQGTQNESKSSKKTLKDVVTENEFEKRLLGEVIPPGDIGVSFDDIGALESVKDTLKELVMLPLQRPELFCKGQLTKPCKGILLFGPPGTGKTMLAKAIATEAGANFINISMSSITSKWFGEGEKYVKAVFSLASKIAPSVVFVDEVDSMLGRRENPGEHEAMRKMKNEFMVNWDGLRTKDRERVLVLGATNRPFDLDEAVIRRLPRRLMVNLPDAANREKILRVILAKEELAPDMDLQAVANMTDGYSGSDLKNLCVTAAHCPIREILEKEKKEKALALAENKPVPALRSSVDVRPLNLDDFKYAHDQVCASVSSESANMNELLQWNELYGEGGSRKKKLLSYFM; this is encoded by the exons ATGGTGGAAACAAGGCGGAGCTCGTCTTCCTCGAAACGCACGCTATCATCCCCATGTTCGTCTCCTATCCCAACCGGGAAAAGATCAAAG GCAGCGGAGGCGGCATCTTCGTCTACTACCGGGACGCCGGTGGAGCCCATTGAGGCGGTGGTGAAGGAATCCGGTGGATGCGAGTCTCAAGAACAGGAGGTCCGATCTTCTGATCCGTCCAAGAAAGACTCCGATGCCTGTGACGAAGTGCCCGGTGTTGACGTTCCTGAAAAATCTCCGGTTGTTCAAGTGGAAGGACAGCCGTTAGTCTCGCCTATGTCTCTAG GTGATTCGTTAATAGATGTAGAGAAGACGAAGGCGAATGGTGGTTCAACTGTGTTGAATCGTACCAAGAAAAGACAGTCAAAATCTAATGTTGGGGTTGCGTGGGGAAAGCTTCTTTCCCAGTGCTCACAG AACCCTCATGTTGTTATGGATCGTCCCATTTTCACTGTTGGTCAAGGTCGCCAATGTGACCTGTGGATCGGCGATCCCAACATCAGTAAATCATTGTGTAGCCTGAGGCACATAGAGTCACAGCAAGGAGGCGCATCAATCACTTTACTTGAAATCACTGGTGGCAAAGGTGTTGTGAAAGTCAATGGCAAGACATGCACTAAAAGGTCAACCTTACCACTTAAAGCTGGAGATGAAGTGATTTTTAGCTCTTCGGGAAGGCATGCTTATATATTTCAACAGCTATCGAATGATAATGTTGGTGCAGATGTGGCACCTCCCATGAGCATATTAGAAGCACATAGTGGGTCATTAAAAGGGTTACAGTTTGAGGCAAGATCTAGAGACCCATCAGCAGTTGCAGGAGCCTCAATATTAGCATCTTTGTCTAGTATTCAGAAAGAGTTATCTCTTCTCCCCCCTCCTTCTCGTAAAGGCAAAGGCTTACAAACTGGAATGCCAAATCTACCCTCTGTCTGTGATAATCGTGCATCTGATACTGAAATGAAAGATGCTGCTGATGTGGCACCATCGAGTGAGAAGGGTGCTAATGAGAATATTGATGGTGTTGGTGTTGGGGACACAGGGAATGCCCCTGGCCCTGCAGCAACTCATGAATTAAGGCCATTACTGAGAATGCTTGCAGGATCCACTGCTTCTGAGTTGGATATTTTGAAAATTATTGATGAGAGGAAAGAAATTAGAGAACTGCTTAAGGAAATTGATCCACCCATCTCATTAGCAGCAAGGCGTCAAACATATAAAGATAGCTTACAACAAGGGATTCTCAGCCCCGATGCAATTGAAGTTACATTTAAGGATTTCCCATATTACTTAAG TGAAACAACAAAAAGTGTATTGATTGCCTCCACATATCTCCATCTGAAACGTAATGATTTTGTGAAGTATGCCTCAGATCTGCCTACTTTGTGCCCTAGAATACTCTTATCTGGTCCAGCAG GTTCAGAGATATATCAAGAAACATTGGCAAAGGCTCTTGCTAAACATCTAGATGCTAGACTGCTTGTAGTTGATTCTCTTTTATTACCTGGT GGATCAGTTGCTAAGGAAACGGACACTTCACTAAAAGAGAGTACTAGGCCTGAAAGAGCAAGTGTGTTTGCTAAACGGGCCCCACAAGCGGGGGCTATGCACTCGAAGAAACCGACATCAAGTGTTGAGGCTGATATAGTTGGTGGATCTACCACAGGCTCTCATGCTCAGCCAAAGCAGGAGGCATCTACTGCATCATCAAAAAGCTACACCTTCAAGAAAGGTGATAGAGTTAAATATGTGGGTTCCTTGTCATCTGGTTTTTCTCCTTTGCAGACTCCCTTGAG GGGGCCAACTTATGGTTATAAGGGCAAAGTTTTACTTCCATTTGAGGAGAATGGGTCTTCCAAGATTGGAGTCAGATTTGATAGGTCAGTTCAAGAAGGGAACGATCTTGGAGGAATTTGTGAGGAAGATCATGGCTTTTTTTGTTCTG CTGATTCGCTTCGCCTTGATTCTTCGAGTGCCGATGACATTGAGAAGCTCGCTATTAATGAACTTTTTGAG GTTGCTGTAAAAGAAAGTAAAAGCAGCTCATTGCTTTTGTTTGTGAAAGATATAGAGAAATCAATGCTGGGAAATCCAGAGGCGTATGCTTCCTTCAAGAGCAAGCTTGAAAATGCACCTGCTAATGTGGTTGTCATTGCTTCACATACTCAAATGGACAGCCGCAAGGAGAAA TCTCATCCTGGTGGATTACTCTTCACAAAGTTTGGGAGCAATCAGACCACATTGCTTGACTTGGCTTTCCCG GATAGTTTTAGTAGACTTCATGATAGAAGCAAGGAAACTCCCAAAACAATGAAGCAGCTCACCCGACTTTTCCCAAACAAAGTTGCCATACAGATGCCTCAg GATGAAGTGCTGCTTTCAGACTGGAAGCAACAACTGGATCGTGACATAGAGACCTTAAAATCACAGTCAAACATTGTCAACATCCGTGCA GTTCTGAGTCGAGTCGGTCTTGAGTGCTCCAACCTTGATGAACTTTGTGTAAAAGATCAAACCTTGACTAACGAAA GTGTGGAGAAAGTTATTGGATGGGCTCTGAGTCATCACTTTATGCAGAGTTGTGAAGCTTCTGCTAAAGATGCTAAACCTGTGATTTCCAATGAAAG TCTCGAGTATGGGATCAACATACTGCAAGGAACTCAAAACGAGAGCAAAAGTTCTAAAAAGACCCTGAAG GATGTGGTTACTGAAAACGAATTTGAGAAGAGACTGCTTGGTGAAGTTATTCCTCCTGGTGATATTGGTGTTAGCTTTGACGACATCGGAGCTCTTGAATCTGTGAAGGATACCTTGAAAGAGTTGGTGATGCTACCTCTTCAGAGGCCTGAGTTGTTCTGTAAAGGGCAGCTAACAAAG CCTTGTAAAGGAATCTTGCTGTTTGGACCCCCGGGTACTGGTAAAACAATGCTTGCAAAAGCTATTGCAACCGAGGCTGGTGCAAATTTCATCAACATATCCATGTCAAGCATAACGTCCAag TGGTTTGGTGAAGGAGAGAAGTATGTGAAAGCAGTTTTCAGCCTTGCTAGTAAAATCGCACCCAGTGTTGTTTTTGTTGATGAG GTGGACAGCATGCTGGGAAGACGTGAAAACCCTGGGGAGCATGAAGCAATGCGTAAAATGAAAAACGAGTTCATGGTGAATTGGGATGGCCTTCGTACAAAAGATAGAGAACGGGTACTTGTACTCGGTGCAACCAATAGGCCTTTTGACCTCGATGAAGCTGTCATCCGGAGACTGCCTCGCAG GTTGATGGTAAATCTACCAGATGCCGCCAACAGGGAGAAAATTTTAAGAGTCATATTGGCAAAAGAGGAGCTGGCACCCGATATGGATCTTCAAGCAGTCGCTAATATGACAGATGGCTACTCAGGAAGTGATTTGAAG AATCTTTGCGTGACAGCTGCCCACTGTCCAATTAGAGAGATAttagagaaggaaaagaag GAGAAAGCTTTGGCATTGGCAGAAAATAAGCCGGTACCTGCTTTACGAAGCAGTGTGGACGTTCGCCCACTAAATTTGGATGATTTTAAGTATGCACATGACCAG GTATGCGCGAGTGTGTCGTCTGAGTCAGCAAATATGAACGAGCTTCTGCAATGGAATGAGTTATACGGCGAAGGTGGATCCAGGAAGAAAAAGCTTCTCAGTTACTTCATGTAG